One window of the Leucobacter komagatae genome contains the following:
- a CDS encoding alpha/beta fold hydrolase, whose amino-acid sequence MSIDFPALPDSVSVDRVEVAPEVELRVLRAGAGAPVVFVPGWNFSAEVFVHQLAGLADAHEVIAVDPRGHGESSKPLTGNNFPQRGRDLAALLAALDLRDVTLAGWSFGVLDVLSALEVDGAGDRVAKLILIDEPPRVPFDPTNKAEWGEAALSHDGLPAYVKFLSTDRQGFLEYIAADALGVAAAEADTEPAVAKLVADGARTPEHIAIITGVEGLATDLSAPAVAFDGSGKPLLFIAQAGWADDARRWVTANLPHAEFATIPVHAGFLTEPEAFNARVREFLAG is encoded by the coding sequence ATGAGCATTGATTTTCCCGCCCTGCCGGATTCCGTTTCAGTCGACCGCGTCGAGGTAGCCCCCGAGGTCGAGCTGCGCGTGCTCCGAGCCGGCGCTGGCGCACCCGTCGTGTTCGTTCCCGGGTGGAACTTCTCGGCTGAGGTCTTCGTGCACCAGCTCGCGGGCCTCGCTGACGCTCACGAGGTCATCGCCGTTGACCCGCGCGGCCACGGCGAATCGAGCAAGCCACTCACGGGCAACAATTTCCCGCAGCGCGGCCGCGACCTGGCTGCGCTGCTCGCTGCTCTCGACCTCCGCGACGTCACCCTCGCCGGCTGGTCGTTCGGCGTGCTCGACGTGCTCTCGGCGCTTGAGGTCGACGGAGCGGGCGACCGCGTCGCCAAGCTCATCCTGATCGACGAGCCGCCGCGCGTGCCGTTCGACCCGACAAACAAGGCGGAGTGGGGCGAGGCCGCGCTCAGTCACGACGGGCTGCCGGCCTACGTGAAGTTCCTCTCCACTGACCGCCAGGGCTTCCTCGAGTACATCGCGGCAGACGCGCTCGGCGTCGCAGCAGCAGAGGCCGATACCGAGCCCGCCGTCGCGAAGCTCGTCGCCGACGGTGCCCGCACGCCCGAGCACATCGCGATCATCACCGGCGTCGAGGGCCTCGCAACCGACCTGTCGGCGCCCGCGGTCGCGTTCGACGGTTCGGGCAAGCCGCTGCTCTTCATCGCGCAAGCGGGCTGGGCTGACGACGCACGCCGCTGGGTGACGGCGAATCTCCCGCACGCGGAGTTCGCGACGATCCCGGTGCACGCAGGGTTCCTCACCGAACCGGAGGCCTTCAACGCGCGGGTTCGCGAGTTCCTCGCGGGCTGA